One genomic region from Jilunia laotingensis encodes:
- a CDS encoding UpxY family transcription antiterminator encodes MVNSAEKFWYALRITYSRELALKNYLDTEKVENFLPMRYEYVFRGERKIRKLVPVIHNLIFVRLSRKEMDELKATVGERLPIRYIMDRETRQPIIIPDVQMRNFIAVAGSYDQQVIYLDPTITSFKKGDRVRVTGGIFNGVEGYFLRIKGDRRVVVAIEGLMAVATAYIHPSLVEPILPDPTDQKNK; translated from the coding sequence ATTGTGAATTCTGCTGAAAAGTTTTGGTATGCCCTTCGCATAACCTATAGTCGGGAGTTGGCTTTGAAAAACTATCTTGATACTGAAAAGGTAGAAAATTTCTTGCCTATGCGCTATGAGTATGTATTTAGAGGGGAACGTAAAATCCGTAAGCTGGTTCCGGTAATTCATAATCTCATTTTTGTGCGTTTATCGCGTAAGGAAATGGATGAGTTGAAAGCTACTGTAGGCGAACGTCTTCCCATTCGATATATTATGGATCGAGAGACACGCCAACCCATAATTATCCCTGATGTCCAAATGCGTAATTTTATAGCTGTTGCCGGATCCTATGACCAGCAAGTTATTTATTTGGATCCTACGATAACTTCCTTTAAAAAAGGAGATCGAGTTCGTGTCACCGGTGGTATATTTAACGGAGTTGAAGGTTATTTCCTCCGAATTAAAGGTGATCGCCGTGTGGTTGTAGCTATCGAAGGACTGATGGCTGTTGCTACGGCATATATTCATCCATCGCTCGTTGAACCAATTTTGCCTGATCCTACTGATCAAAAAAATAAATAA